The genomic window CCGAGGTTGAGGAAGATTCCGGTGGGTGCACCGGCGAGCGCACCCCACCGTGCCTCGGCGAGAGCCGCGGCCTTGACGTCGTTGCCGACGACGACGGTGGGTACGCCGAGCCCGTCGCGCAGGCTCGAGGGCAGCGCGAGCCGGTCCCAGCCGGGGTTGTTGGGGGCGAGCAGGATGCTGTCCTCGCCGACGATCCCGGGGGACACCGCGCCGACCGCCACCAGCCTTCCGCCGTACGCCGCCGCCGTGTCGTCGGCGATGGCGCGCGCCGTCGCGAGAATCCGGGTGAGCACCTGCGCGGCGCCCTCGTCGGCACGGGTCGGGATCGTCCGCTCGCGCAGCCGGCGGCGTGGGTCGCCGACGCCGCTGGTCGCCAGCGCGACCTTGGAGCCGCCGATGTCGATGCCGAGTACGAACCCCCCGCCGTCGGTCACGCCGGCTGCCGCTCCCCGGCCTGCTGGAGTTCGAGGTAGCTCTCGTGCACCTCGGGCCGGGCGAACGGCCACGCACTGGTGGCCTTGGCCCAGCCGAGATAGGCGACGAGCCCGGCGACGATCCACACCGCCGACAACACCAGCGGAAGCGTCCCGGCGGAGGCGTAGACATAGCCCCAACCGGCGAGTGCCATCAGGCTGGGCAGGGGATAGAGCCACTGCCGGTAGGGCCGGCGCAGCGTCGGCTGCCGGCGCCGCAACACCGTCAGCGCGACGATCTGCGCGACTGACTGCACCAGTACGG from Mycobacteriales bacterium includes these protein-coding regions:
- a CDS encoding ROK family protein; this encodes MTDGGGFVLGIDIGGSKVALATSGVGDPRRRLRERTIPTRADEGAAQVLTRILATARAIADDTAAAYGGRLVAVGAVSPGIVGEDSILLAPNNPGWDRLALPSSLRDGLGVPTVVVGNDVKAAALAEARWGALAGAPTGIFLNLGTGVAVAVVVDGAVLSGAHGAAGEIAYNLHTPGDAGFASGRAPMEELASGSALAA